A window of Desulfuromonas soudanensis genomic DNA:
GGCCGCCGGGGGGATAGAGCTGGCGGTGACCGGGGCGGTCCGCACCTCGCCGCAGCTGGAGTGGGAGAAAATCTTCGTCGACGAACTGGTTCTGACGGTCTTTCCGCAACACCCCTGGGCGCGGCGCGAGTCGGTGTCCGTGGAGGAGCTCTCCGGGGAGCCGTTCCTGCTCCGGGAGGAAGGGTCCGGCACCCGGACGGCGCTGGCCGAGGCCCTCGGGGAACGGGGATTCGAAGCCTCCGGTCTGCAGGTCGTCGCCGAGATGGACAGCAGCGAAGCCATCCGGCAGGGGATCCGGGCCCGCCTCGGGATTTCCATCCTCTCCTCCCTGGTGATTGCCGAAGACCTGGCCGCCGGACTCCTGGTCGGCGTTCCCCTGCAGGGCGTTCAACTTCAGCGCCCCCTCTTTGTCGCCCGGCGCCGCAACCGCAAGCTTTCCCCCGCCGCCGCCTCGTTCCTCGATCACCTCAGGGCGTCCCTCTCCGCCTGAAATCCTTCTTTTCAGATCTTTTCCACGTCGAGCTTCAGGCGCTTGATCTTCTCCACCAGGGTGGTGCGGTTGATGTTCAGCAGCGCCGCCGCCCGGGCCTTGACCCCGCCGCCGAGGGCCATCGCCTCGTGGATCAGGCCGCACTCGATCTCCTCGACGATCCTGACCATATCGACCCCCTCGGCGGTGATCCGCGGGGAGAGGACCTGCTGCATCCCCCTGGGGTCGACTCCGGCGATGTTCGGCGGCAGATCGCGGCGCTCGATGATTTCGCCGTCGGTCAGCGCCACGGAGCGCTCGATGACGTTTTCCATCTCCCGGACGTTGCCGGGCCAGTCGTAGGTCTCGAGGGCGATCATCGCCTCGGTGGACAGGGACATGAGCGGGCGTTTCATCTCCCGGCAGCTCTTTTGCAGGAAATGCCGGGCGAGGAGGGCGACATCCTCCCGCCGTTCCCGCAGGGGGGGGAGGAGAATGGGGATGACGTTGAGCCGGTAATAGAGGTCCTCGCGGAAGTGCCCCCGTTTGACCGTCTCCTCGAGGTTGGCGTTGGTCGCCGAGATCACCCGGACATCGAGCTTGATGGTTTTGCTCGACCCGACCCGCTCCACCTCCTGCTCCTGAAGCACCCGCAGGAGTTTGATCTGCAGGTGCAGGGGCATGGTGCCGATTTCGTCGAGAAAGATGGTCCCGTTGTTGGCGACCTCGAACTTCCCCGCCTTGTCGGCCACGGCGCCTGTGAAGGCCCCCTTGAGGTGGCCGAAGAGTTCGCTTTCGAGGAGGTCGGCGGGGATGGCTCCGCAGTTGATGGCGACAAAGGGCTTGTCCTTGCGGGGGCCGTTGAAGTGGATCGCCTTGGCGACAAGCTCCTTGCCGGTCCCCGAGTCGCCGAGGATCAAAATCGTCGAGTCGGTGTTGACCACCCGTTCCATGCGCGCGAAGACCTGCTGCATGGCCAGGCTGTGGCCGAGAATTCTGTCGAACTTGTACTTCCCGCGCAGCTGCTGGCGCAGGTAGAGGTTTTCGGCGACCAGGCGGCTTTTTTCCAGGGCCTTGGCGACGATGATCTTGAGTTTTTCGATATTGACCGGTTTGGTGATGTAGTCGAAGGCCCCTTCCTTCATCGCCTCGACGGCCGATTCGGCCGAGGCGTTGCCGGTGATGAGGATGACGTTGGTGTAGGGGGAGTCTTCCTTGACCTTCTTGAGGATGTCGATGCCGCTGACACCGGGGAGGAAAAGGTCGGTGACGACGATCTCGAAGGGGGTTTTCCGAAGGATTTCCAGGGCCTCTTCCCCCGATTCGGCGGTCTCGACCTGGTAACCGGCGTGGGTGAGGAGCAGAGAGAGGGCGTCGCGGTTGTGCGCCTCGTCATCGATGAGGAGAATCTGCGAGAGATTTTTCATGAGGACTCCCGGGAGCGCTGCGTCATTTGTTTGACGAGCGCCAATTTAGCATGGTTCCCGGCGCGGCGCAAGGAGCGCTTATTAAGGAGATTTCCCCGGGCGGAGACGGTTTGACAGGGGCCTCCCCCCTGTTAATCTCTTTTCAATGAAGAGACAATTCTCCCTCCTCTTTCTTCTCCTTGCGGCCCTCCTGCTCCCCCCGCTGGCCGCAAAGGCCGATGCGGCGGCGCCGCCGTCCGCCGAGATCCGCGTGGTGCGCATCGCCGACGTCATCAGTCCGGTGGTGGCTGATTTCGTCGCCGCCGAGCTCGACCGGGTCAATCAGTCGGGCGGGCGGGCCTTCCTCCTCGAACTCGACACCCCGGGTGGTCTCGATTCGGCCATGCGCACCATCATTCAGAAGATTCTCGGTTCCCGGGCTCCGGTCATCGTCTATGTCTATCCGTCGGGAGCCCGGGCCGCCTCCGCCGGAGCGCTCATCACCCTCGCCGCCGATTTTGCCGCCATGGCCCCCGGCACCAACCTCGGAGCGGCCCATCCGGTGGCCATCGGTCCCGGTGGCGGCGGCGATGAGACGATGATGGAGAAAGTCGTCAACGATGCCGTGGCCTACGCCCGCAGCCTCGCCGAGCAGCGCGGGCGCAACGTCACTTGGGCCGAAAAAATTGTGCGGGAGAGTATCTCCACCTCCGCCGGAGAGGCGCTGGAGTTGAAGGTGATCGATCTGATCGCCGCCGATGAGGCCGCCCTCCTGGCCGCCCTCGACGGCCGCCGCTACCTGCGGGACGGCGCGGCGCAGATCCTGACCACCGCCGACGCAACCCTGGTCCGGGCCGAAATGGGGTGGCGCCAGGAGATCCTGGCGGCCATCAGCAATCCCAACGTCGCCTATCTGCTGCTGATGCTCGGCATCATGGGGATCTTTTTCGAGATTTCCCAGCCTGGGGTGATCCTCCCAGGGGCGATCGGCACTCTCGCCCTCCTTCTGGCCCTCTTCGCCTTCCAGACCCTGCCTGTGAACTACACCGGCGTGCTGCTCATCCTCCTGGCGATCGTTCTCTTTATCCTCGAGATCAAGGTCGCCTCCTACGGCATGCTCACCGTCGGCGGAATCGTCGCCCTGGCCCTCGGGTCCCTGATGCTCATCGAAAGCACCGACCCCGCCCTGCGCATCTCCCCGGCTCTGATCGCCGCGACGGTGGCTGTTGCCGGCGGCTTCTTCGCTCTCGTCGTTTTTTTCGTGGTGCGCACCCAGCAGGGGCGCTTTTTCTCCGGGGTGGAGGGGATGGTCGGGGAACGGGGGGCGGCGGTGAGTGCCGTCTCCGAGACGGGGCGGGTCTTCGTTCATGGCGAATACTGGGACGCCTGGTCCCGGTCGCCGATCTCCGCCGGCGAGGCCGTGGAGGTGGTGCGGGTGGAGGAGGGGATGCGCCTCGAGGTGCGGCGCGCCGCCGAACAAAAAGAGAAACAGGGAGACTGAAACCTTGGGGAGGTGCAGATGATTTCTTTCGGTCTGATCGGCTGGGGAGTGGTTCTGGTGATGGGCGTCGCCCTGGTCGGGAGTGCGGTGCGGGTCCTTTTCGAGTACGAACGGGGGGTGGTCTTTCGCCTCGGACGCTTTGCCGGGGTCAAGGGGCCGGGGCTGCGCTTCATCATCCCGGTGGTCGACAAGCTGGTCAAGGTCAGCCTGCGCACCGTCGCCATGGATGTTCCGCCGCAGGACGTCATCACCAAGGACAACGTTTCGGTCAAGGTCAACGCCGTCCTCTATTTTCGCGTCGTCGCGCCGGAAAAATCGCTGATCGAGGTGGAAAATTACCTCTATGCCACCAGCCAGCTCGCCCAGACCTCGCTGCGGAGCGTGCTCGGGCAGTCCGAGCTCGACGAGCTCCTGGCCCAGCGGGACCGGATCAATCAGCATCTGCAGGAGATCCTCGACCGCCAGACCGATCCCTGGGGGGTGAAGATCTCCAACGTCGAGATCAAGCACGTTGACCTCCCCCTGGAGATGCAGCGGGCCATGGCCCGCCAGGCCGAAGCGGAGCGGGAACGGCGCTCCAAGGTGATCCATGCCGAAGGGGAGTTCCAGGCCTCGCAGAAACTGGCCGACGCCGCCAAGATCATCTCGACGGAAAACGGCGCCCTGCAGTTGCGCTTTCTTCAGACCCTCACCGAAGTTTCGGCTGAGAAAAATTCCACCATCATTTTCCCCATCCCCATCGATCTCATCAGCCCTTTTCTCCAGCAGAAGGAAAAATCGGAGAAATAGGGTCCAACGATTTGAAATTGCAGGGTATTTGACAATAATTTAGAAGAATGTTATGGAATTGCGATATGTGGAAATATTTGTGAAAGAGGGTAGCCGTAGGCTTTTGAAATCAATATCTTACAAAATCAAACAAGATTTTATCTTGACAGCAAGCCGGGCCTTTGCTTACATGGGCAGCCGTGGCGAGTGCCGCTAAGCAATTATAATTGCTAAAAAATTTAACTTTAAATAAAAGTTTATCCTGATTACATTTGTTTTATTTTAAATAAAAGTTGCCGCTGGAATTGTCGGGGAATCGGTCGGAGGAGATTTGATGGAAATCAGAACGTTCAAAAAGGTCATGGCTGCCAATCGCGGAGAAATCGCCATTCGCATCTTTCGGGCATGCACCGAGCTGGGGATCAAGACGGTCGCCATCTACTCGGAGGAGGACAAGCTCTCCCTCCACCGTTACAAGGCCGATGAAGCCTACCTCATCGGCAAGGGAAAGGGACCGATCGACGTCTATCTGGGGATCGACGAGATCATCGACCTGGCTCGTAAAAAGGAGGTCGACGCCATCCATCCCGGCTACGGCTTCCTCTCCGAAAATGCCGAGTTCGCCGAGGCCTGCGAACGGGCCGGAATCGTCTTTATCGGACCGACTCCGGAAATCCAGCGCCGTCTCGGCGACAAGGTTTCCGGGCGTCAGGTCGCCGTCGAGGCGGGGGTTCCCGTGGTTCCGGGGACGGAAAAACCGATCACCAGCGAGGAGCAGGCCCTGATCTTCGCCAAGGATTCGGGATACCCGATCATCGTCAAGGCTTCGGCCGGCGGCGGCGGTCGCGGAATGCGCGTGGCCCGTGACCGCAAGGAACTTCTCGAGGGGCTCAAGTCGGCGGCGTCCGAAGCCAAGGCCGCCTTCGGCGACGCCACGGTCTTTCTCGAGAAGTACATCGAGCGTCCCAAACACGTCGAGGTGCAGATCCTCGGCGACAAGCACGGCAACGTGGTGCATCTGTACGAACGGGACTGCTCGATTCAGCGCCGTCATCAGAAGGTCATCGAGATGGCGCCGTCCCTCTACCTGACCGAGGCGAAGAGGGCGGAGGTCTGTGACTATGCCATGAAGATCGCCCGGGCCGTCGGCTACATCAACGCAGGGACCATCGAATTCCTCATGGACAAGGAGGAGAACTTCTACTTCATCGAGGTCAATCCCCGCATCCAGGTGGAGCACACGGTCACCGAACTGGTCACCGGCCGCAATCTGGTGCAGGCGCAGATCCGTATCGCCGAGGGGTACAAGCTCTCCGACCCGGCCATCGGCATTGCCGACCAGGACGCCATCCAGTTGCGCGGCTATGCGATCCAGTCGCGGATCACCACCGAGGATCCGCAGAACAACTTCGCCCCCGATTTCGGCATCATCAAGGCCTTCCGCACCGCCGCCGGTTTCGGTGTCCGTCTCGACGCCGCCGCCGGCTATGCCGGTGCCCTGATCACTCCCCACTACGACTCGCTGCT
This region includes:
- a CDS encoding selenium metabolism-associated LysR family transcriptional regulator, with amino-acid sequence MDIKRLEVFCKVVELKSFTRAAEAVFLAQPTVSEIVRQLEETFGEKLLDRLGREVLPTPVGEVVYRYALGIVGLQKEAFEAVASFAGTVSGTLRLGAGTVPGTYLLPRLLESFRSLYPAVRFGLKIAGTARVAEELAAGGIELAVTGAVRTSPQLEWEKIFVDELVLTVFPQHPWARRESVSVEELSGEPFLLREEGSGTRTALAEALGERGFEASGLQVVAEMDSSEAIRQGIRARLGISILSSLVIAEDLAAGLLVGVPLQGVQLQRPLFVARRRNRKLSPAAASFLDHLRASLSA
- a CDS encoding sigma-54-dependent transcriptional regulator translates to MKNLSQILLIDDEAHNRDALSLLLTHAGYQVETAESGEEALEILRKTPFEIVVTDLFLPGVSGIDILKKVKEDSPYTNVILITGNASAESAVEAMKEGAFDYITKPVNIEKLKIIVAKALEKSRLVAENLYLRQQLRGKYKFDRILGHSLAMQQVFARMERVVNTDSTILILGDSGTGKELVAKAIHFNGPRKDKPFVAINCGAIPADLLESELFGHLKGAFTGAVADKAGKFEVANNGTIFLDEIGTMPLHLQIKLLRVLQEQEVERVGSSKTIKLDVRVISATNANLEETVKRGHFREDLYYRLNVIPILLPPLRERREDVALLARHFLQKSCREMKRPLMSLSTEAMIALETYDWPGNVREMENVIERSVALTDGEIIERRDLPPNIAGVDPRGMQQVLSPRITAEGVDMVRIVEEIECGLIHEAMALGGGVKARAAALLNINRTTLVEKIKRLKLDVEKI
- a CDS encoding NfeD family protein, whose protein sequence is MKRQFSLLFLLLAALLLPPLAAKADAAAPPSAEIRVVRIADVISPVVADFVAAELDRVNQSGGRAFLLELDTPGGLDSAMRTIIQKILGSRAPVIVYVYPSGARAASAGALITLAADFAAMAPGTNLGAAHPVAIGPGGGGDETMMEKVVNDAVAYARSLAEQRGRNVTWAEKIVRESISTSAGEALELKVIDLIAADEAALLAALDGRRYLRDGAAQILTTADATLVRAEMGWRQEILAAISNPNVAYLLLMLGIMGIFFEISQPGVILPGAIGTLALLLALFAFQTLPVNYTGVLLILLAIVLFILEIKVASYGMLTVGGIVALALGSLMLIESTDPALRISPALIAATVAVAGGFFALVVFFVVRTQQGRFFSGVEGMVGERGAAVSAVSETGRVFVHGEYWDAWSRSPISAGEAVEVVRVEEGMRLEVRRAAEQKEKQGD
- a CDS encoding slipin family protein — its product is MGVALVGSAVRVLFEYERGVVFRLGRFAGVKGPGLRFIIPVVDKLVKVSLRTVAMDVPPQDVITKDNVSVKVNAVLYFRVVAPEKSLIEVENYLYATSQLAQTSLRSVLGQSELDELLAQRDRINQHLQEILDRQTDPWGVKISNVEIKHVDLPLEMQRAMARQAEAERERRSKVIHAEGEFQASQKLADAAKIISTENGALQLRFLQTLTEVSAEKNSTIIFPIPIDLISPFLQQKEKSEK